From the genome of Leptodactylus fuscus isolate aLepFus1 chromosome 1, aLepFus1.hap2, whole genome shotgun sequence, one region includes:
- the UGDH gene encoding UDP-glucose 6-dehydrogenase — MFQIKKICCIGAGYVGGPTCSVIAHMCPDIRVTVVDVNEARINAWNSDTLPIYEPGLKEVVESCRGKNLFYSTDIDKAIQEADLVFISVNTPTKTYGMGKGRAADLKYIEACARRIVQNSNGYKIVTEKSTVPVRAAESIRRIFDANTKPNLNLQVLSNPEFLAEGTAIKDLKNPDRVLIGGDETPEGQKAVRALCAVYEHWVPSEKIITTNTWSSELSKLAANAFLAQRISSINSISALCEATGADVEEVARAIGMDQRIGNKFLKASVGFGGSCFQKDVLNLVYLCEVLNLHEVARYWQQVIDMNDYQRRRFTSRIIDCLFNTVADKKIAVLGFAFKKDTGDTRESSSIYISKYLMDEGAKLHIYDPKVPREQIVMDLSQPGVSADDRVEKLVHISTDPYEACEGAHAMVICTEWDMFKELDFQRIHSKMLKPAFIFDGRRVLDDLHWELQNIGFQVETIGKKVATKRIPFTPTADMPKINLGDVPLKKARV; from the exons ATGTTTCAAATTAAGAAGATCTGCTGCATTGGTGCCGGATACGTTGGGGGTCCAACATGCAGTGTCATCGCTCATATGTGCCCCGATATCAGGGTGACAGTGGTGGATGTGAACGAGGCTCGAATAAATGCCTGGAATTCTGACACCCTGCCCATCTATGAG CCTGGACTGAAAGAAGTGGTTGAGTCCTGCCGAGGGAAGAACCTGTTTTATTCCACGGACATTGATAAAGCCATACAAGAAGCCGATCTTGTGTTCATTTCT GTGAACACCCCAACAAAAACATATGGTATGGGAAAAGGGCGAGCCGCAGATCTTAAATACATTGAAGCTTGTGCCCGAAGGATTGTGCAGAACTCAAATGGGTACAAAATTGTGACGGAGAAGAGCACCGTGCCTGTGAGAGCTGCAGAGAGCATACGCAGGATCTTTGATGCCAACACAAAACCCAATCTTAATCTCCAG GTGCTGTCCAACCCAGAATTTTTGGCGGAAGGAACAGCTATCAAGGATCTTAAAAACCCTGACAGGGTCTTAATTGGAGGAGATGAGACCCCTGAGGGACAGAAAGCGGTGCGTGCTCTGTGTGCGGTCTATGAACACTGGGTCCCTTCTGAGAAGATCATAACAACCAACACTTGGTCTTCTGAGCTTTCTAAGCTG GCTGCTAATGCTTTCCTTGCTCAGAGGATCAGCAGTATTAACTCTATCAGTGCCTTATGTGAGGCAACTGGTGCAGATGTGGAAGAAGTGGCCAGGGCGATTGGAATGGACCAGAGAATTGGAAATAAATTCCTTAAAGCCAGTGTCG GTTTTGGTGGTAGCTGCTTCCAAAAAGACGTCCTGAACTTAGTTTATTTGTGTGAAGTTTTAAATTTGCACGAAGTTGCAAGATATTGGCAACAG GTCATTGACATGAATGACTACCAGAGGAGAAGGTTTACCTCCAGGATTATTGATTGTCTCTTTAACACGGTAGCAGACAAAAAAATTGCTGTATTAGGTTTTGCATTCAAGAAGGACACCGGCGACACAAG AGAGTCTTCCAGTATCTACATTAGTAAATACTTAATGGATGAAGGTGCCAAGCTGCACATATATGACCCCAAGGTACCAAGAGAACAGATAGTCATGGACTTATCCCAGCCCGGAGTGTCTGCTGATGACCGAG TGGAGAAGCTGGTCCATATCTCCACAGATCCATATGAGGCCTGTGAGGGGGCTCATGCTATGGTCATCTGTACAGAATGGGACATGTTTAAG GAACTGGATTTCCAGCGCATCCATTCCAAGATGTTGAAGCCTGCATTCATATTCGATGGCCGACGGGTTCTGGATGATCTTCACTGGGAGCTGCAGAACATTGGTTTTCAG GTTGAGACCAttgggaaaaaggtggctaccaAGAGGATCCCTTTCACACCGACCGCTGACATGCCCAAGATTAACCTCGGTGACGTGCCTCTCAAGAAGGCCAGAGTATAA